A genomic segment from Candidatus Poribacteria bacterium encodes:
- a CDS encoding transposase: NLEEFTSLTEAKVLAKPWREDYNRRRPHSALGYQTPEAFRARSKGRTRLSLKLVHKLGAGQLDVQALEARLSEWAEAVLASVPAMGATEEVFSVDGKALRGSRKQAVPGSYLLTVLGCP; encoded by the coding sequence CAACCTGGAGGAGTTCACGAGCTTGACGGAGGCGAAGGTCCTCGCCAAGCCGTGGCGGGAGGACTACAACCGGCGTCGTCCTCACAGCGCCTTGGGCTACCAGACGCCGGAAGCGTTTCGAGCGCGCTCGAAGGGAAGGACCAGACTCTCACTCAAACTGGTGCATAAACTGGGGGCAGGTCAGTTGGATGTCCAAGCGTTGGAGGCGCGACTGAGTGAGTGGGCGGAAGCGGTGTTGGCGTCGGTTCCTGCGATGGGGGCGACCGAGGAGGTGTTCTCGGTCGATGGGAAAGCGCTTCGTGGGAGTCGCAAGCAAGCCGTTCCCGGTTCCTATCTCCTCACCGTCCTTGGATGTCCATAG